The Anastrepha ludens isolate Willacy chromosome 2, idAnaLude1.1, whole genome shotgun sequence genome contains a region encoding:
- the LOC128861241 gene encoding cuticle protein 19-like, with the protein MQILSCIAFLIAAALFGAAFASYAPNGHSSSYAAVVQEFHHHHPDTAHDQHEHHKEHYEHREPHHYPKYAYEYGVKDLHTGDHKSQWEYRVGDQVKGGYTFAEADGTIRLVEYTADAHNGFKAVVKRIGHAHHYGGYGHENGPLGHEQVGSYYRINQQH; encoded by the exons ATGCAAATCCTTTCGTGCATTGCCTTCCTCATCGCTGCTGCACTCTTCGGTGCTGCATTCGCAAGCTATGCTCCTAATGGTCATTCCTCTAGCTATGCTGCAGTAGTGCAagaatttcatcatcatcacccCGACACTGCTCATGATCAGCACGAACACCATAAAGAGCATTACGAACATCGCGAACCTCATCACTATCCCAAATACGCTTACGAGTATGGCGTCAAGGACCTGCACACCGGTGATCATAAAAGCCAATGGGAGTATCGTGTTGGCGATCAAGTCAAGG GCGGCTATACTTTTGCCGAAGCTGATGGCACCATACGCCTTGTAGAGTACACAGCTGATGCTCATAATGGCTTCAAAGCTGTGGTGAAGAGAATCGGCCATGCTCACCATTATGGTGGCTATGGCCATGAGAATGGGCCTCTTGGTCATGAACAAGTTGGTAGCTACTATCGAATCAATCAACAACATTAA